A stretch of DNA from Leptospira kirschneri serovar Cynopteri str. 3522 CT:
GAAGGAAACCAAAACGAAGAGTTAAAAAAGAATGGTAGAATTTTACGCTTTTCTAAAAAATTTCGAACGACTCTATAAAGGATGAATGCAAGAAGTTTATTTTTTTTGATACGAATGAACTTTTTTGAATCTGACATTTATTGACCTGTACTGCTTATATTGAATTCGAGATCGGTTAATTTATATTGTGCCGCTGGCAACAAGTCAATTAAAAAATGTGCCATAGGCACAATTAGAAAATTATAATTTTGCTATTATATGAAATCTGAAAAGCATCCGAAAGTCGATGATGAAGTCTTGAAACGGTTAAATATTGCTTTGGATTTCTTATTGGAAACTAAAGGGCTAAATCCAAGAAGTATTGCACTTCGGATGAAGATTCATCATACCAACCTTTATAGAGTCGCTGCTGGGAAAAGGCCGTTGACTTCAACATTTGCAGTTAATTTCGAACACCATACGAATATTTCTTCTGTCTGGCTGACAACGGGTGAAGGAGATATGATTAAAGCAAACGTCGAAATCTTCAGCGACGAGGAAATTCGATTCTTCTATAAGATAAAGAAAGATGCAAAGCTATATGAGCTAGTTAAACTTCTGACGAAAGTCAAAAAGGATAGCTACGAATTGTTAAAAGGTTCAATCCTCAAATTTATAAAGTAATTTGTTAATAAAATATTGTGTTCTAAAATTAGTACAACTACTTGATTTTTTTAAAAATAAGAGACATAATAAAGTTATGTCTACATTGATTTCAGAAAACTCGATTAAAATGATTTCAGGAATTGGTTCTGGTAGGGAGCTTGCTCGGATCAAAGATTTTTTGCGTCGTTCATTTGACAGTGCAGGATATAGTGACACGCCCTGGCGAGCATTCAATTATGATGAATGGTCCACTTGGTTTTATTTTGAAAAGGGAAGTGAGATTCTGTCAGTAATGCGTATAGTTGAAAAGAAGCCATATAACATCATTCCTTTGGAAAATGCAGTGATTTATAATGAAGACGAAAAAATCCCTCATAGACGTTATGCAGTTATTGAGGAGAAGGTCGCTGATTGGAATTCTTTAGCGTTTGTTCATACTTACGATGGTTGGCGAGCGGCCAGGGAAACATTTAAAGCTGTAGCTAAGTTTTGTGTTCAAAAGCAATTTTCAATAATCTATGGAATGTATCCGCGTGCGCTTAAAAGTATAGGCTTGTTTTATAAAAAATTTGGAGCACATCTTTCTCATCGATTCTATGAAGATGTTTACTACCCTGGATTATATTTGAAAGGAGAACTATGTGTATGCTCTGTCGTAGAAATTGAAAAAAAAACTTTACAAGAGATTGCGTCAAAATCATCGCAAGCGCGTGTCAAAATATCGCTTTAGAGAATTTGAATGATAACATCTATTACAGGTTTCTTTATACTATACCTTGGAATTTATGTGTATCGCATTCAACCTAGAGCGAAAATACAAAAGCATTTCTTATTTTTATGTTTCATGCTTTGCAGTTGGATGGTTGGATACGGTATGCGATTATTGGTTCCAAATGAATATCGAGAAATATATTCGAACTGGATCTTATTCCCAATTCCATTCATTCCCTTATTTCTTGAAATGGTAGTTTATTCTATTGCTAAAATTAAATATTCGATGAATGCTTATCAAACGATTATAATCTTTGTATTACTTCCGGCATTTTCGATCATCTCTTTTTGCGGAGGTTATGCCCGGATAAATGATATGTCCGGTTATTCGTTTTTCCCTCTTTTTAACTACCATTTACTGACAGCCTTTGGCTTTATTTCAGTAATAAAAATTTCTTTTGATTTAGGTTTAATGATGATTAGAAAGCGAGGCGATGAAAGAATCCGTTCTTTCTTGATGTTATCTGGAATCTTAATCGCTCTTCTATTCGCTATCATTTTTTGTTATATACTTCCTTTGAAAAATATTTTCTTGGGTGCTTATTCCGCTTTTGGACTTTTAATATTCGCTATTTTTTGGTCAGTCGCAATTTTGCATTACGACGCGTTTGAAATTAGAGAGTTAGTCATTGAAGGCGCTCCGACACCGATTTTAAGTCGAATCTTTTCATTCTGCGTATTGGGCTTATATCGTATTATGGATGGACATGACTATCATTTGAAACTTATTGCTTCGAAAGCTCTTGTCACTATGAATATCGCGGACAAACACTTTGATTTAGCGGTAAGGTATCCCACTCTAGAGCGTTCGGAGAGAGCGGAACTTGTAGCGAGTATTTACAATAGACGAATTCGATAATCATTTTGTAGATTTCTCAAATTCCAAAGTATAAAAATATATTCAATAGTTAAATTTAACTCTCTGGTTTCCGATACTGGAATTTCCAGCATTCTAACGAATAGAAAATTAATCTATAAATCATTTTTCTGAAGAATTATTAAAATCTGAACTTTGTAAATTTTTTCCTAAAATTAAGTCTTTATCCAGATAAGGAAATGAATGCGTATATAATAAAACTGAAAAATGATCTGTATAAATCGATATAAATTCAATACGTAAAAGTGCAAAAGAATAAATCAAAGAAAGCTAGAATCCCAAAATCAGAAATTGTCTGTAGATGATTAGCAGAAAAAAATAGCCCCAGTTGAATGAGGCAAGAAATGAAGATTAAAAAAATTTACCCAAGGAATTAAAAGTCCCGGTTGAAAAGACTTTTAATACAATAACTATCG
This window harbors:
- a CDS encoding LBL_2463 family protein, which gives rise to MSTLISENSIKMISGIGSGRELARIKDFLRRSFDSAGYSDTPWRAFNYDEWSTWFYFEKGSEILSVMRIVEKKPYNIIPLENAVIYNEDEKIPHRRYAVIEEKVADWNSLAFVHTYDGWRAARETFKAVAKFCVQKQFSIIYGMYPRALKSIGLFYKKFGAHLSHRFYEDVYYPGLYLKGELCVCSVVEIEKKTLQEIASKSSQARVKISL
- a CDS encoding LIC10906 family membrane protein yields the protein MITSITGFFILYLGIYVYRIQPRAKIQKHFLFLCFMLCSWMVGYGMRLLVPNEYREIYSNWILFPIPFIPLFLEMVVYSIAKIKYSMNAYQTIIIFVLLPAFSIISFCGGYARINDMSGYSFFPLFNYHLLTAFGFISVIKISFDLGLMMIRKRGDERIRSFLMLSGILIALLFAIIFCYILPLKNIFLGAYSAFGLLIFAIFWSVAILHYDAFEIRELVIEGAPTPILSRIFSFCVLGLYRIMDGHDYHLKLIASKALVTMNIADKHFDLAVRYPTLERSERAELVASIYNRRIR